One Anopheles bellator unplaced genomic scaffold, idAnoBellAS_SP24_06.2 scaffold00453_ctg1, whole genome shotgun sequence genomic window, CAGGACATCATCGTATGGCAGATATGATGCCTCGCAGGCAACGGCAAGAGCAAGGGCAACGATTGCGACGAAAACCTGCAAAATAGTAGAAAAGTTGTCAAAAATAGTTGAACTGGATCTTGGCAGATTGGGAGAACTACCTTCATGTTGCAATATGCACTGGTTTTATGAAATGCGTGAAGTGTTGTAGTTTCGAAACCGAACTGATAGGGAATCTACTGTTTGACACATCTTTTTATATTGAAGCCACCAGGAAGACGAAAAATGAAAGGGAAAGTTCATCATGAAGGACTTACGGAAGTCGAACGGCTCACCGATCGTTATAAAAGCAGACGATCCTCCGATCAGTCACTCACAGTTCACCGGCAGCTTTTCGCGATCGCTACAAACAGCCGAACTTCTTTCAACCAACAACATGAAGGTGAGTTGCTAACCCAAAGTACCTTGtggctttgttttcaaattcgATTCATCGTTCGATCAGGCCTTTATCGCATTCGCCGTCCTGGCTTTGGCCACCGCATCCACCGGATCGTACCTTCCGGCCGTTCAATCGGTTCTCCCGTACTCCTACAATTCCGGAGTCTATGGCCTGAATGCGTACGACGGATATGGTCACTATTCTTCCCTTGGTGGCTTGGGATACTCTTCGCTGCTGGACCACGGACTGTCGTATCCTTACTCTACGGCTCTGCCATACGCCGCTGCTTTGCCGTACTCCGGCTACAACCAAGGCCTATACGAATACTACGGATCGAAATACGCTCCGACCGTTGTCCAGGCCAACGTCAACACCCTGAAGACGGTTGACCATCTAGGAGTGTATGGCGGATACGGTCTTGGAAACGGATACGGTCTGGGACACGGATACGGATACAACAACTACTTGCCGGTGGCCCACGCTGCCAAATACGTTGCTGCCAACCCGGGAGCCGTGCATGTGGCTCCCCTGCCGGGACATCTCGTCAACCAGAAATCGATTGTGGCTTAAGCGCTtagaaaaatgtgataaagTTGTTAATAAAGACTCTGGACGTGTGCGCATATTAATATGATAAAACCTTGGTTTACGTTTAAAACTGAAAGAACAGTATTAATATCAAAAttgttaaaacaatttcacaaGGGAGCTCTCAGGGTTTAGTAATGGTAGTCGCAAAGTGAACGCGGGAGCGAACGGACGTGTTTTTGTCGCCCTCCTggtagaaaaaacaaacgtgaaagcaaaagcgaaagcgaaaacgagaaGCAGGCGAGACTTCCAGCGACTGGAAGTCTTTTGTGAGTCGGGCCTCACTGGGCATGCACGCGCATGCTCGCACACGTTGAGCCGGCTCAAGCCTGATGTCGACGAGGGCGTCGATAGGCAGACCGACGCTAAGATCGCGTTCGGCAG contains:
- the LOC131214291 gene encoding shematrin-like protein 1 — its product is MKDLRKSNGSPIVIKADDPPISHSQFTGSFSRSLQTAELLSTNNMKAFIAFAVLALATASTGSYLPAVQSVLPYSYNSGVYGLNAYDGYGHYSSLGGLGYSSLLDHGLSYPYSTALPYAAALPYSGYNQGLYEYYGSKYAPTVVQANVNTLKTVDHLGVYGGYGLGNGYGLGHGYGYNNYLPVAHAAKYVAANPGAVHVAPLPGHLVNQKSIVA